A stretch of the Aulosira sp. FACHB-615 genome encodes the following:
- a CDS encoding biotin transporter BioY: MIGLLLTMGGTFLEAYSITWPWSWTQHGIQTFSLGVSFQIGAVLLVGCLGGQNAGALSQIAYLVMGLTLLPVFSEGGGLGYVRLSQFGYLLGFIPGAWICGFLAFQARPKLESLAFSCICGLLTIHFCGITYLTMSYFFQWQGTENLSLIQAILKYSWFAVPGQLVVICAVTSIAYLLRHLMFY, translated from the coding sequence ATGATTGGCTTACTCCTAACAATGGGTGGCACATTTTTGGAAGCATATAGTATCACCTGGCCTTGGAGTTGGACTCAACATGGAATTCAAACCTTTTCTTTAGGTGTTAGCTTTCAAATTGGTGCCGTCTTACTGGTAGGTTGTTTGGGAGGGCAGAATGCTGGGGCGCTCTCACAAATTGCGTACTTAGTTATGGGATTAACTTTATTGCCTGTATTCTCCGAAGGTGGAGGTCTAGGTTATGTCAGACTGTCCCAGTTTGGCTATCTTTTAGGCTTTATTCCTGGAGCGTGGATTTGTGGATTTTTGGCGTTTCAAGCCAGACCAAAACTAGAATCTTTGGCATTTAGTTGTATTTGTGGCTTGTTAACCATTCACTTCTGCGGTATTACTTATTTGACCATGAGTTACTTTTTTCAGTGGCAAGGTACAGAAAATCTCTCCTTAATCCAAGCAATTCTGAAATACTCGTGGTTTGCCGTACCAGGACAATTAGTTGTCATTTGTGCTGTTACCTCAATCGCTTATTTATTACGCCATTTAATGTTTTATTAG
- the lspA gene encoding signal peptidase II, which translates to MNLKNRLFWIAAFIAFFLDQLTKYWVVQTFKLGDTLPLIPGVFHFTYVTNTGAAFSLFSGKVEWLRWLSLGVSLVLIALGLFGSMLSRWDQLGYGLILGGAMGNGIDRFVLGYVVDFLDLRLINFAVFNIADSFISIGIVCLLIASFQKTPTPPRRR; encoded by the coding sequence ATGAATTTAAAAAATCGCCTGTTTTGGATTGCTGCCTTTATCGCTTTTTTCTTAGATCAACTGACTAAATATTGGGTTGTCCAAACCTTTAAATTAGGAGATACATTACCACTCATCCCAGGGGTATTTCACTTTACTTATGTGACTAACACTGGTGCAGCTTTTAGCCTATTCAGTGGCAAGGTGGAGTGGTTACGCTGGTTATCTTTAGGAGTCAGTTTAGTATTAATCGCCTTGGGTTTGTTCGGCTCAATGCTCAGTCGTTGGGATCAGTTGGGTTATGGTTTAATTTTAGGCGGGGCGATGGGTAATGGTATCGATCGCTTTGTTTTAGGCTATGTAGTAGATTTTCTAGATTTACGGTTGATTAATTTTGCTGTATTTAATATTGCCGATTCTTTTATCAGTATAGGTATTGTTTGTTTACTGATAGCCTCGTTTCAAAAAACACCCACTCCCCCCCGGAGAAGGTGA
- a CDS encoding ABC transporter permease, producing the protein MTATKISLETSRDWLIRLITSETFIYVMKRVLQALFTLLLASALSFFIIKLSPGDYVDTLRQNPKISPERIEEIRRQFGLDKSWPEQYFLWLWRIFTRGDFGTSFVYQRSVASLLWERVPATLLLAIASLIVTWAIAIPLGIVAAVKQNRPTDRILQVISYAGQGFPSFITALFLLIFAQFTSPLFPVGSMTSINHADLSWFGKIVDIGWHMILPTIALSVTSFAGLQRITRGELLDVLRQDYIQTARAKGLPENRVIYVHALRNAINPLITLLGFELASLLGGAFIAEQFFNWPGLGRLTLQAVIAKDQYLVMASLVMSAVLLNVGNLLADLMLKAADPRIKLDA; encoded by the coding sequence ATGACAGCTACAAAAATTTCCTTGGAGACCAGTCGAGATTGGCTAATTCGGCTAATTACGAGTGAAACTTTTATTTATGTGATGAAACGGGTATTACAAGCGTTGTTTACCTTACTTTTGGCATCGGCGCTGTCGTTTTTCATCATCAAATTGTCTCCAGGAGATTATGTAGATACTCTGCGACAAAATCCCAAAATTTCCCCAGAACGAATTGAGGAAATTAGAAGACAGTTTGGGTTAGATAAGTCTTGGCCTGAGCAATATTTCTTGTGGTTGTGGCGGATATTTACCAGAGGGGATTTTGGTACAAGTTTTGTCTATCAGCGTTCTGTAGCTTCCCTGTTATGGGAACGTGTACCGGCAACCTTATTATTAGCGATCGCTTCTTTAATTGTGACATGGGCGATCGCTATTCCTCTCGGCATTGTTGCAGCTGTGAAGCAAAATCGCCCAACAGACCGCATCTTACAAGTCATTAGTTATGCCGGACAAGGCTTTCCCAGCTTTATCACGGCACTATTTTTATTAATCTTTGCCCAATTTACCTCGCCTTTATTTCCCGTCGGTAGTATGACCAGCATTAATCATGCTGATTTATCCTGGTTTGGTAAAATTGTTGATATCGGCTGGCACATGATTTTACCCACAATTGCCTTGAGTGTTACCAGTTTTGCTGGTTTGCAACGCATTACCCGTGGGGAATTGTTAGATGTTCTCCGTCAAGATTATATCCAAACAGCCCGCGCCAAAGGACTGCCAGAAAATCGCGTCATTTACGTTCATGCACTGCGTAACGCTATTAACCCCCTAATTACTTTGCTAGGTTTTGAGTTAGCCAGTTTATTAGGCGGTGCATTCATCGCGGAACAGTTCTTTAACTGGCCTGGTTTAGGGAGATTAACTTTACAGGCGGTTATCGCTAAAGACCAATACTTAGTTATGGCGAGTTTGGTGATGAGTGCGGTGCTATTGAATGTCGGTAACTTACTCGCAGATTTAATGTTAAAAGCAGCCGATCCTCGAATTAAGTTAGATGCTTAA
- a CDS encoding adenine phosphoribosyltransferase, producing MDLKSLIREIPDYPKPGILFRDITTLLRDRDGLRYTIDFFTEKCNEAGFQADYVIGMESRGFIFGAPLAYKLGAGFIPVRKKGKLPAAVHSIEYELEYGTDCLEMHQDALHPGSRVLIVDDLIATGGTAGATAKLVQKLECELVGFGFIIELRDLQGRNNLPNLPIISLIEY from the coding sequence ATGGACTTAAAATCTCTAATTCGTGAAATTCCCGATTATCCCAAGCCCGGTATTTTATTTCGAGATATTACTACTTTACTGCGCGATCGCGACGGATTGCGATACACTATTGACTTTTTCACAGAAAAATGCAATGAAGCGGGATTTCAAGCAGATTATGTGATTGGGATGGAGTCACGGGGATTTATTTTTGGCGCTCCCCTAGCTTATAAATTAGGGGCTGGGTTTATTCCCGTCCGCAAAAAAGGCAAGTTACCCGCCGCCGTTCACTCCATTGAATATGAACTAGAGTACGGTACTGACTGTTTGGAAATGCACCAAGACGCGTTGCATCCAGGGAGCCGCGTTTTAATTGTGGATGATTTAATTGCTACAGGTGGTACAGCCGGTGCGACAGCCAAGTTAGTTCAAAAGCTTGAGTGTGAACTCGTAGGTTTTGGGTTTATTATCGAGCTACGGGATTTACAAGGGCGGAATAATCTCCCCAATTTGCCGATTATCTCGTTAATTGAATATTAG
- a CDS encoding DUF3038 domain-containing protein, translating into MNVSASLTPFNSPAPASTPMILDTLPDPAIAGQGCPPRTRLQIDLILLAIEALELGGSEAILAFAEELDLKDIIKNRVNLWRMRSSNPMRRANIRRPLTIIEAKALVVIACYIARRLTVVIRQMLMIYQQMNEKQIPLEQNLRLSNYLERFRVHFKSRMNARRSGVLALTSDEKLDELAINLLEKLLFCTGTAGMQRFWISLFDGEVE; encoded by the coding sequence ATGAATGTCTCCGCGAGCTTAACGCCGTTCAACAGTCCCGCACCTGCATCAACGCCTATGATTCTGGATACGTTACCAGATCCGGCGATCGCAGGACAAGGATGTCCGCCCAGAACTCGGCTACAAATCGACCTCATCTTATTGGCCATTGAAGCTTTAGAACTCGGTGGTTCCGAAGCAATTTTGGCCTTTGCAGAAGAGTTGGATTTAAAAGATATTATTAAAAATCGGGTAAATTTATGGCGGATGCGTAGCTCTAACCCCATGCGCCGCGCTAATATCCGCAGACCCTTAACAATTATAGAAGCCAAGGCTTTAGTAGTTATTGCTTGCTACATTGCACGGCGGTTAACCGTGGTCATCCGTCAGATGCTGATGATATATCAGCAAATGAATGAAAAACAAATCCCCCTGGAACAAAACTTGCGTTTATCTAATTACCTAGAACGCTTTCGAGTGCATTTTAAAAGCAGAATGAATGCGCGGCGCTCTGGGGTACTAGCATTAACATCTGATGAAAAATTAGATGAGTTAGCCATTAATTTGTTAGAAAAACTTCTATTTTGTACTGGTACGGCCGGAATGCAGCGATTCTGGATTAGTCTTTTTGATGGGGAAGTGGAATGA
- a CDS encoding DUF4335 domain-containing protein yields MNIQRKYSLPNCTLLLEGLSDASRAAHLQELRPELSILVNVECYISGYKQPLVGGREFFESLVRAVSAYGQEFLSNIPNPQAHNQDSELVELQKIDHNRHRLIVHSESSTEALGSQANKSPIQIDMNTVQLFDLVEAVDQFFADTQTLPELALELQPIPRRYSGASELVVKQALPASIGVASVAVAAVAFSLIPPPQVRTPEAQPETQSSATPTPTTTAVPTPTAATTPVASATPTATPSATPTTAATAPPTTDLEALLNTTAEITDPSQLRALNRQVWNQIDPAWSDRSTVKEDLVYRVGVAGDGAIVGYKAVNQGSNEGVNFTPLPKLLYNPAKRSAINNEPIAQFKVVFTSKGVLEVSPWRGYAGTPQVVGQKITDANTVKELNEKLYNTIRQNWKGTPSYTKDLRYRVAINKDGIITDYEPLNQVAFDHFRETPLPNMFQSVYGSNGAAPNNQEPLAHFQVVFNPNGKLEVTPWKGYQ; encoded by the coding sequence ATGAACATTCAACGGAAATACAGTTTACCTAACTGTACGTTGCTTTTAGAGGGTTTAAGCGATGCTTCCAGGGCAGCACATTTACAAGAACTCCGCCCAGAATTATCGATATTGGTCAATGTAGAATGCTATATATCTGGTTATAAGCAGCCTCTAGTGGGAGGTCGAGAATTTTTTGAAAGTTTGGTGAGGGCTGTGAGTGCTTATGGACAAGAATTTTTAAGCAATATCCCCAACCCCCAAGCCCATAACCAAGACTCAGAATTAGTAGAACTGCAAAAAATTGACCATAACCGTCATCGGCTAATTGTACATTCTGAAAGCAGTACTGAAGCTTTGGGTTCTCAGGCAAATAAATCACCGATTCAAATTGATATGAATACGGTGCAGTTATTTGATTTGGTGGAAGCAGTAGATCAGTTTTTTGCCGATACCCAGACCCTACCGGAGTTAGCCCTCGAATTACAACCAATACCCCGACGCTACAGTGGTGCTAGTGAACTTGTCGTCAAGCAAGCACTACCAGCCAGTATTGGAGTTGCGAGTGTAGCTGTTGCGGCGGTTGCTTTTAGTTTGATTCCACCCCCCCAAGTCCGCACACCAGAAGCGCAACCAGAAACCCAAAGCAGCGCCACTCCCACACCAACGACAACTGCTGTTCCTACCCCCACCGCAGCGACAACTCCCGTAGCCAGCGCCACACCGACAGCGACACCCAGCGCCACTCCCACTACAGCCGCCACCGCACCCCCAACCACCGATTTAGAAGCCTTATTAAATACAACAGCCGAAATTACTGACCCATCTCAACTACGGGCTTTAAATCGTCAGGTGTGGAATCAAATTGACCCGGCTTGGAGCGATCGCTCGACAGTCAAGGAAGATTTAGTCTATCGTGTTGGTGTAGCTGGTGATGGTGCGATCGTTGGTTATAAGGCAGTAAATCAAGGGTCAAATGAAGGCGTTAATTTCACTCCATTACCTAAACTGCTTTACAACCCGGCAAAACGTTCGGCAATTAATAATGAACCCATAGCCCAATTTAAAGTAGTGTTTACTAGCAAAGGGGTGTTAGAAGTTAGTCCTTGGCGCGGTTATGCTGGTACACCACAGGTAGTAGGGCAGAAAATTACAGATGCTAACACCGTTAAAGAATTAAACGAAAAGCTATACAACACAATTCGCCAAAATTGGAAAGGTACTCCCAGCTACACCAAAGATTTACGCTATCGAGTCGCCATCAATAAAGATGGCATCATCACTGATTATGAACCATTAAATCAAGTTGCCTTTGATCATTTCCGTGAAACACCATTGCCAAATATGTTTCAATCTGTTTATGGTTCCAATGGCGCAGCACCAAACAACCAAGAACCTCTGGCTCATTTCCAAGTAGTGTTTAATCCTAATGGCAAACTGGAAGTTACTCCTTGGAAGGGGTATCAGTGA
- a CDS encoding EndoU domain-containing protein gives MKPPRLIISKLTLLAITCIFGVQNSALSQSPTPALLPFFDDINNPVPVGFPRGQQLDISPKPPILNAFDGSVLKTCGAIGTRVQPNQFKQLLLSYPNVLRKIQQASGGEIRSGRRSQNQFLEDLTNVWFKNKGFEHIFCGEIYNANDIGGLHFAGRYLQLQNSGMAGRLPNNQRREEVVPGVIYTLGVVIKQNNRTVTDVIKGYSYLSNAEEMLIDATRAFKLQGNQEGACIYNVRDSETGTTFPTVFVRKNKAIVTFYPDATPQGTKCRN, from the coding sequence ATGAAACCACCACGCCTGATAATTAGTAAATTAACTTTACTGGCAATAACTTGCATATTCGGAGTGCAAAATTCTGCCCTGTCCCAGTCTCCAACTCCCGCACTTTTGCCATTTTTTGATGATATTAATAACCCAGTTCCAGTTGGATTTCCCAGAGGACAGCAGTTAGATATTTCGCCAAAACCGCCTATACTCAATGCTTTTGATGGTTCGGTTCTGAAAACTTGTGGTGCGATTGGTACAAGAGTCCAACCAAATCAGTTTAAACAATTACTATTATCTTATCCCAATGTATTGCGAAAAATTCAACAAGCTAGTGGTGGCGAAATCCGTTCTGGTCGCCGCAGTCAAAACCAATTTCTTGAAGATTTAACTAATGTTTGGTTTAAGAATAAAGGATTTGAACATATTTTTTGTGGTGAAATCTATAACGCCAATGATATTGGTGGGTTACATTTTGCTGGCAGATATTTGCAACTCCAAAACTCAGGTATGGCTGGCAGATTACCCAATAATCAAAGGCGGGAAGAAGTTGTTCCAGGTGTTATCTATACCTTGGGAGTAGTGATTAAACAAAATAACAGAACCGTTACAGATGTAATTAAGGGCTATAGTTATCTCAGCAATGCCGAAGAAATGTTAATTGATGCCACTAGAGCATTTAAATTACAAGGAAATCAAGAAGGGGCTTGTATTTATAATGTTCGTGACTCAGAAACAGGTACAACCTTTCCTACTGTTTTTGTCAGAAAAAACAAAGCAATTGTGACTTTTTATCCTGATGCTACTCCCCAAGGGACAAAATGTAGAAATTGA
- the bcp gene encoding thioredoxin-dependent thiol peroxidase, with translation MSNIPQAGQPAPIFTTPDQNDNLVSLDDFSGQWVVLYFYPKDDTPGCTTEAQDFTQLNSEFSKLGAKIIGVSPDSIKSHCKFINKHNLSITLLSDPEHQLADSYGAWRLKKFMGKEYMGIVRSTFLISPDKIIAYAWPNVKAKGHAQAVLNKLSELANH, from the coding sequence ATGAGCAACATTCCCCAAGCTGGACAACCTGCCCCTATTTTTACTACACCAGACCAAAATGATAATTTAGTCAGCTTAGATGATTTTAGTGGTCAATGGGTTGTCCTTTATTTTTATCCTAAAGATGACACCCCTGGTTGCACCACAGAAGCCCAAGACTTTACCCAATTAAATTCAGAATTTAGCAAATTGGGAGCTAAAATTATCGGCGTTAGCCCAGATTCTATTAAATCTCATTGTAAGTTTATCAACAAACATAACTTGTCAATTACCTTGTTGAGTGACCCAGAACACCAATTAGCAGATTCTTATGGTGCGTGGCGATTAAAAAAGTTTATGGGTAAAGAATATATGGGAATTGTGCGCTCAACTTTCCTCATTTCCCCAGATAAAATCATTGCTTATGCTTGGCCGAATGTCAAAGCTAAAGGTCATGCTCAAGCTGTACTCAATAAATTATCAGAATTAGCAAATCATTAA